One window of the Rufibacter radiotolerans genome contains the following:
- the pdhA gene encoding pyruvate dehydrogenase (acetyl-transferring) E1 component subunit alpha, protein MAQDPTSATAPFLPPKEQAQKLLYQMILIRRFEEKAAEMYTKTKIRGFLHLYIGEEAVAVGVLQALTPEDNVLCTYREHGHALVRGLEPGAIMAEMYGKQEGCSKGRGGSMHLFNAKAKFYGGNAIVAGHLALAVGLALADKKRKRPQITCCFFGEGAMAEGAFHEAMNLAALWQVPVLFVCENNLYAMGTALRYTHAMTELEKKGAAYDITSAAVDGMDLPAVMQAATAAAQTVRETGKPFFLVCNTYRFRAHSMFDAELYREKSEVDQWKLRDPIQAYSNLLLQQQLVSEPELATMETQIDQEIQGAVDFAEACSWEPLEELTRYTYSERTP, encoded by the coding sequence ATGGCACAAGACCCCACTTCCGCAACCGCCCCTTTTCTGCCGCCCAAAGAGCAGGCGCAGAAGCTGCTGTACCAGATGATTTTGATTCGAAGGTTTGAGGAAAAGGCCGCTGAGATGTATACCAAAACCAAGATCAGGGGTTTCCTGCATCTCTACATTGGCGAGGAAGCCGTAGCCGTAGGGGTGCTGCAGGCACTTACCCCTGAAGATAATGTGCTTTGCACCTACCGGGAGCATGGCCATGCCCTGGTGCGGGGCCTGGAACCCGGTGCCATTATGGCCGAAATGTACGGGAAGCAGGAAGGGTGCAGCAAAGGCAGAGGCGGCTCTATGCACCTGTTCAATGCGAAGGCAAAGTTCTACGGAGGAAACGCCATTGTGGCAGGCCACCTGGCCCTGGCAGTTGGGCTGGCGCTGGCCGATAAAAAAAGAAAACGCCCCCAAATCACCTGCTGCTTTTTTGGGGAAGGCGCCATGGCCGAAGGGGCTTTCCATGAGGCTATGAACCTGGCAGCCCTGTGGCAGGTGCCGGTGCTCTTTGTCTGCGAGAACAACCTGTACGCCATGGGCACCGCCCTGCGCTACACCCACGCCATGACAGAACTGGAGAAGAAAGGAGCTGCCTATGACATCACTTCCGCCGCGGTAGACGGCATGGATTTACCAGCCGTCATGCAGGCTGCCACTGCCGCCGCCCAAACCGTGCGCGAAACCGGCAAGCCTTTTTTCCTGGTCTGCAACACCTACCGCTTTAGGGCGCACTCTATGTTTGACGCCGAGCTTTACCGTGAAAAAAGCGAGGTTGACCAATGGAAACTGCGGGACCCTATCCAGGCTTATTCCAACCTGCTCCTGCAACAACAATTGGTTTCAGAACCAGAACTGGCAACCATGGAAACCCAGATTGACCAGGAAATTCAGGGAGCCGTTGACTTTGCCGAAGCCTGCAGTTGGGAACCCCTTGAAGAACTCACCAGATACACCTACAGTGAAAGAACCCCCTGA
- the acsA gene encoding acetate--CoA ligase — MKATHSKAKCMAVAPNLEDYATFSAGFSWEKERTGLTGLPNGQGLNIGFEAIDRHANGPLRDQTALRWVKKDHSTMDCSYQDMKELTNRFANVLTALGLQKGDRVFSFLGRVPELYVSALGTLKKVAVFCPLFNVFGPEPVFQRLSRGDALVLVTTQDQFEKKIRQLLDRLPQLRYILLTDAAAHENDQVRSLPRLMEEASPEFNIPPADAEDPALLHFTSGTTGLPKGALHVHKAVLVHYVTGKYVLDFHPGDIYWCTADPGWVTGTTYGIIAPLVNGVTNIVDEKEFDATRWYSILQDQKVNIWYTAPTGIRRLMRMNIKPREEYHLEHLRLMLSVGEPLHAEAVIWGEKTFGMPFLDNWWQTETGGIMIANYRSMPVRPGSMGKPLPGVEAAVAQVTDDSFQLLTEPGKDGHLVLKRGWPSMFRTYLHDEERYQKCFRGDWYLTGDLAKKDADGYYWFIGRADDIIKTSGHMVGPFEVESALMEHPAVAEAAVIGKPDALIGELVKAFVVLKPDYTPDDALKMDITAHARRKLGPAVAPKEIAFIDTLPKTRSGKILRRLLKARELGLPEGDLSTLEQS, encoded by the coding sequence ATAAAAGCAACACACTCAAAAGCTAAATGTATGGCTGTTGCTCCCAACTTAGAAGATTATGCTACTTTCTCCGCTGGCTTCAGTTGGGAAAAGGAACGGACCGGCCTTACGGGGTTACCCAACGGGCAGGGGCTTAACATAGGCTTTGAGGCCATTGACCGCCATGCCAACGGTCCGCTGCGCGACCAAACTGCCCTGCGTTGGGTCAAGAAAGACCACTCCACCATGGACTGCTCTTACCAGGATATGAAGGAGCTTACCAATCGTTTTGCCAATGTGTTAACCGCTCTGGGCCTGCAAAAGGGAGACCGGGTGTTTTCCTTCCTGGGCCGGGTGCCAGAGCTTTATGTCAGTGCCCTGGGTACCCTTAAGAAAGTAGCGGTCTTCTGCCCCTTGTTCAATGTGTTCGGCCCGGAACCCGTGTTCCAGCGCCTTAGCCGCGGCGATGCCCTGGTGCTGGTCACCACGCAGGACCAGTTTGAGAAGAAGATACGGCAATTGCTAGACCGCCTGCCGCAGTTACGCTACATCCTCCTCACAGACGCCGCAGCCCATGAGAACGACCAAGTCCGGTCCCTACCCCGCCTCATGGAAGAGGCCTCCCCTGAGTTCAACATTCCGCCTGCTGATGCTGAAGACCCCGCCCTGCTGCATTTTACCAGCGGCACCACTGGCCTGCCCAAAGGCGCCTTGCACGTGCACAAAGCCGTCTTGGTGCACTACGTGACAGGCAAATACGTGCTGGACTTCCACCCCGGTGACATCTACTGGTGCACGGCAGATCCCGGTTGGGTGACCGGTACCACTTATGGCATCATTGCGCCCCTGGTTAACGGAGTTACCAACATAGTAGACGAGAAAGAGTTTGATGCTACCCGTTGGTATTCCATTTTGCAGGACCAAAAGGTAAACATCTGGTACACTGCTCCCACTGGCATCCGGCGTTTGATGCGCATGAACATAAAGCCCCGTGAGGAATACCACCTGGAGCATCTGCGCCTCATGTTAAGCGTGGGAGAACCCCTGCACGCTGAGGCGGTGATCTGGGGCGAGAAGACCTTTGGCATGCCTTTCCTGGATAACTGGTGGCAGACCGAGACCGGAGGCATCATGATCGCTAATTACCGGTCTATGCCTGTAAGGCCTGGGTCCATGGGCAAACCCTTGCCTGGCGTAGAAGCAGCCGTAGCCCAAGTAACCGATGACAGTTTCCAGCTTCTTACCGAGCCCGGCAAAGACGGGCACCTAGTTCTGAAGCGGGGCTGGCCCTCTATGTTCCGCACCTACCTGCATGACGAGGAACGCTACCAGAAATGCTTCCGGGGAGACTGGTACCTGACCGGGGACTTGGCAAAAAAAGATGCAGACGGCTACTATTGGTTTATCGGCCGCGCCGATGATATCATCAAGACCTCCGGGCACATGGTGGGTCCGTTTGAGGTAGAAAGTGCCTTGATGGAGCATCCGGCGGTAGCCGAGGCAGCCGTGATAGGGAAACCAGACGCCCTTATTGGGGAACTGGTGAAAGCCTTTGTGGTGCTCAAGCCAGACTATACCCCAGATGACGCCCTTAAAATGGATATTACCGCCCATGCCCGCCGGAAACTAGGCCCCGCCGTGGCGCCCAAGGAAATAGCCTTCATAGACACGCTGCCCAAAACCCGAAGCGGTAAAATTTTGCGTCGGCTGCTTAAAGCCCGGGAACTGGGCCTTCCGGAAGGCGACCTCTCCACGCTGGAGCAATCTTAA
- a CDS encoding SDR family oxidoreductase has protein sequence MEKQFDNKVALITGASFGIGRSTALLFAKRGAKVALVDWVENQETLESIKAMGGEALFLKCDVSKASEVQTMVEKTVSTFGRIDFAFNNAGIEGLGVPTHEITEENWEKVINVNLKGVWLCMKYEIRQMLTQGKGAIVNNSSIAGIIGFQGLAGYTASKHGVIGLTKTAALEYARQGIRVNAVCPGVIQTPMVDRFIKDDATRQAMTNSEPIGRFGAPEEIAEAAIWLCSDAASFTTGHSLVVDGGWVAQ, from the coding sequence ATGGAAAAACAATTTGACAACAAGGTGGCACTCATTACCGGAGCGAGCTTCGGCATTGGCAGGTCCACCGCTCTTTTATTCGCGAAACGCGGAGCCAAAGTAGCTCTGGTAGATTGGGTGGAGAACCAGGAAACCCTGGAGAGTATCAAAGCCATGGGTGGCGAGGCCCTCTTTCTCAAGTGTGATGTCTCTAAAGCCAGCGAGGTACAAACCATGGTGGAGAAAACGGTGAGCACCTTTGGCCGCATAGATTTCGCCTTTAACAACGCGGGTATTGAAGGCCTCGGGGTACCCACCCATGAAATAACTGAAGAAAACTGGGAGAAGGTGATCAACGTGAACCTGAAGGGGGTTTGGCTCTGCATGAAATATGAAATCCGGCAAATGCTGACCCAAGGCAAGGGAGCCATTGTCAACAATTCCTCTATTGCCGGGATTATTGGCTTTCAGGGATTAGCCGGTTATACCGCCTCCAAGCACGGGGTGATTGGCCTTACCAAAACCGCCGCCCTGGAATATGCCCGCCAGGGAATACGGGTCAATGCCGTGTGCCCGGGCGTGATCCAGACGCCCATGGTTGACCGGTTTATAAAAGACGACGCTACCCGGCAGGCGATGACCAATTCAGAGCCTATAGGCCGGTTTGGCGCCCCGGAAGAAATAGCCGAAGCCGCCATTTGGCTTTGTTCTGATGCCGCTTCCTTTACCACGGGCCATTCCCTTGTGGTTGATGGTGGCTGGGTGGCCCAGTAA